The segment CAGGACACCGATCGCCACGCGTCCGTAGAGGGCGTGCGACTCCCCTCGCTCTTCGAGGACCTTGACCACGAACACCGTGCTCGAGAACGACATCGCGAAGGCCAGCAACGCAATCGTCGTCAGGCTCTGGCCGGACAACATGGCCATACCAGCGACGGCGGCGAGCCATAGAACGGTGGTACCGACCGCGATGCTCACCACCAGATGCACCGAGGTCGTCAGCCACACCTCCCGGCGCAGCAGAATACGAACGTCGAGCTTGAGGCCGATGGCGAACAACAGCAGCGTCACGCCCAGATCGGCGATCAGCTCGAGCTGGGGCACCTCACCGACGTCGAGTGCATTGATGACGAATCCGGCAGCCAGAAACCCGACCAGGGGAGGTAGCCGTACCACCATGGCGAGCCCGCCCAAACCGAAGGCGATGACGAGGTAGATCGCGGCAATTGTCATGCACGGTCCCTTTGCTGGTGGGCTGCAACCGGATCTCCAACGGATCTTTCGGCATCGGCACATGCCGTCGGAGTGTCCCCAGTATCCCGGCATTCCGGATATTTCACAGCGGACGGCAACCTTCGAGAACGGCGATCGACGAAGTCGACTGGTGACTTCGTCGATCGCCGTGGGCACGATCGACTACCGCGGTCCTTCCGTGCGGAAGGCCTCAGAGCTCGAACTCGGCCGGATCGATTCCGACTGCGAAGCACGCATTGCGCACAGCAGCCTTCTCGTGATCGTCGAAATGGCCGTCGGCGCCGCCGATGATGATGCCGATCTGGATGACGGCTCGGGCCTGGTCGGGCTTCGACTTGAGCTTGCCGATCGTGGCTGTCGCCTCGACCTTCCCGAAGTCGAAGTCTCCTTGGAGCTTGTCGCAGTACCAGTCGAACTTCTGCCGAAGCTCGTCGGGCTCGAACACTCGCAGGGCTTCGTTGCCGGCGATCAAAGATGCCGTCTTCTGGCGCTCGGCAGGATCGATGGTGCCGTCCGCCGCCGCGATCAGGGCACACATTGCCATGCTGCCGTTGGCGAATTCCTTGTTCTTGAACTGGCTGGTCTTGGTCTGCAGCTGGCCGTTCAATTCCTGTGCCTTGGACTTGAGTTGATCCCAGAACGCCATGGAGCTCCTCACTAGGTCGTACCGCCCGCGCAGTCGCGCGGGCCTCGACCATTGTCCATGGAGTCGGTGAACGAGAAAGGAACCCCAGTTCAGCGCAGCCGTTCTGCGTCGTGCGCCTTGGTCAACAGTTCGACGCACAGCCGATGCAGTTCCGCGGCGTCGGCCCCTTCCGTCACCGCCGTACTGACATCCTCGGCGGCACACCGAACTTCGAACGCTCTGTCGGCCGCCGCCGACACCTCCTCCGCGGTCAGCACAACGGCGTCGTCGGGAATCGACGTCCCTTTCGTTGCGCTGCGCTGCTCGTAGGCGCGTTGACGGCACGATTGACGGCAGTACCGCCGCTTACGGCCGGTTCCGGTATCGGCGACCGGGCGCCCGCACCAGGCGCATGTCTGGTCGCGGCGGGTTCTGACGGACATGGTCGTTCAGCCTACTGCGGCCGCGAGGTAAGATCGCCCGATAAGCTGCGCCGATGGGATCGCACCGGGACTCATCGGCCCGGGAACGAACCGACGCGCGGCGACGTTGTAGATCAGTGGGTAGACGGTGTAGTTCGATGTCGACGGATGGCTTCGGCGCACGTACCTACTATCGATGGAGAGGACTTCACCATGGCAGATCGTGTACTTCGAGGTAGCCGGCTGGGAGCGGTCAGCTACGAGACCGACCGTGATCACGACCTGGCACCCCGCCGCGTTGCGCGCTACCGGTGCGACAACGGTGAGGAGTTCGACGTACCGTTCGCCGACGATGCCGAGATTCCCGGAACCTGGGCATGCCGCAACGGCTTGGAAGGGTCGCTGATCGAGGGCACTGCGCCGGAGGCCAAGAAGGTCAAGCCTCCCCGCACCCACTGGGACATGCTGCTCGAGCGTCGTTCGGTCGACGAGCTCGAAGAACTCCTCAAGGAGCGTTTGGACCTGCTGAAGGTGAAGCGCCGCGGCGCATGACAGTCGTCGCTCACTGCACCGCCTGATTGGAAACAATCCGGCGGTGCAGTTTTTTTATGCAATTCGAAACCCAATAGATGTTTTCCCGCGCTTTGTTGCATTCATTGTCGCCCGAACGCGGATTCCAATACGATCGAGTGGCGGCGTGACAGTCCGAGGTGCCATCATCGAGTATCGGTTGTCACACAGGTGGACGATTCGTGAACGGTCGCCGTAACAGTTGTCGGAGAATACCGATAAACAGCAGCACCGGAGTCGAAAAAATCAGGGGGCATTAACTCGTGAGCCAGGATTCTGATCAGCGCTCGACCGACGCTTTGCGCACGGCGGCCTCCGAAGCGGAATCGGAAGGTCATCGCGCAGTCGGCGAGCAGAAACTTGCGGAGTTGAGGCGCGAGTTGGACGGAATCGACGAAGTTCTGCGCGCTGCAATTCGAGACCGCATCGATGTGTGTGTACGTGTTGCACACGTAAAGCGTGAACACGCCATTCCGATGATGCAACCGGGCCGTGTCGGACTGGTGACCGAGCGTGCGAGAGAATTCGCGTCGGCCAATGGGTTGTCTCCCGATTTTCTCGAAGATCTGTACCGATCGATGATCGCAGAGGCATGTCGCGTCGAGGATTCGATCATCGATTCTCCGACGCCCGGGCCCGGCCTCGACAGTGAACGGTAGAAGCACCCGATGACGATCCATACGCTCCTGGTGGACAACTACGATTCGTTCACCTACAACCTCTACAGCCTTCTGGCGGAGGTGAACGGTCGACCGCCGACGGTGGTCAAGAACGACGTCGAGTGGACGTCGCTGGATTTCGACGTCTACGACAATGTCGTGATCTCGCCCGGCCCAGGGCGCCCGGATCTGGAGCAGGACTTCGGGATCAGTGCCCGGGTGATACTCGAGTCCGGTCTACCGATACTCGGTGTGTGCCTCGGGCATCAGGGTCTGTGCCATCTGTTCGGTGGCAGTGTGGATCTCGCGCCCGCACCGATGCACGGCAGGATCACCGACATCACTCACACCGGTGTGGATCTGTTCGCCGGGATCCCGTCGCCGTACTCGGTAGTGCGGTATCACTCACTCGTAGTGACACGCACCCCCGCCGACTTCGAGGAAGTTGCGTGGACGCCCGACGGACTGGTCATGGCCGTTCGGCATCGCAGCAAGCCGATGTGGGGAGTTCAGTTCCATCCCGAGTCGATCAGCACCGAATACGGCCGCGAACTGCTCGCCAATTTCCGCGATCTGACGCTGGCACAGTCGAGCGCATCGAGCGCGTCGCGTACTCAGGATTCGATGTTCACCATCGAAACACGTTCGCTCGACGAGGCTTTCGACTCCGAGCAGGTATTCGAAGCTCTCTTTGCGGATGGCTCGAAGAGTTTCTGGCTCGACGGCAGCGCGGCTCTCGAACCCGACTGCAGATTCACCGTCATGGGCGACTGCTCGGGTCCCCACGCGGAGTACGTGACCTATTCGGTTGCCGAGACCACGGTGACCGTGCAAGGTGCCGACGGTACGACCGAGCGCATTCACTCGACATTCTTCGACTACATCGACGACCGATTGCGAGAGCGGGCCACTCCCCCTCGGCACGACCTACCGTTCGCTTTCGGTCTCGGCTACGTGGGTTACCTGGGTTACGAACTCAAGGCCGACACCGGTGGGCAATTGGTTCATACCGCTGCGACTCCCGACGCGTCGATGGTCTTCGCAGATCGCGCGCTGGTGTTCGACCACGAGGCCGGCACCCTCTATCTGATGGGGTTGGCCACCACCCCCGGGGATCCTGTGTTGGCGCAGTGGTTCGACTCGGTCACCGACACCCTGCATGGCCTGTCCCGAAAGGTTGCCCCGAACGACCGTCCGGGTGTGCCTGCGTCCGGCACTCCCCTGCTCGGAGCCGATCGCTCGCTCGAGCCCCGTTTACGCCACGACCGTGCCCACTATCTCGATCTGATTTCCCAGTGCCTCGCCGAGATTCGCTCCGGTGAGACGTACGAGGTGTGTTTGACCAACACGGCGACCGTAGCCGGTTCCATCGACGCGACCGCCACCTACTCGTACATGCGCGAAATCAATCCAACTCCGTACAGTGCTCTGCTGAAGTTCCCGGAGCTGTCCGTGTTGAGTGCGTCTCCGGAACGCTTCCTGCGCATCGACGCCGACCGCATAGTCGAGTCCAAGCCGATCAAGGGAACGCGTCCCCGCGGGGCCACCGCGGAGGAAGACAACGCGCTCAAGGCCGATCTCGTCGCGAACGAGAAGGACAAGGCCGAGAACCTCATGATCGTGGACCTGGTGCGAAACGACCTCGCCCAGGTCTGCGTGCCGGGGTCGGTGCACGTGCCGAAGCTGTTCGATGTCGAAACCTACGCTCCCGTACACCAATTGGTCTCGACCGTTCGTGGTCGCCTGCGCGACGACGCGTCGGCGGCGGACTGTATCCGGGCTGCGTTTCCGGGTGGATCGATGACGGGAGCCCCGAAGATCCGCACGATGGCGATCATCGACAAGCTCGAAGACGGACCGCGGGGGGTGTATTCGGGTGCTATCGGCTACTTCTCGATCACCGGCACCGCAGACTTCTCGATCGTCATTCGCACGATCGTGGCCACCGAACACGAAGTGACCTACGGGGTGGGTGGCGCGATCGTGGCATTGTCGGATCCCGACGAAGAGTTCGAGGAGACGATGGTCAAGGCTGTGTCGATGCGCCGAGCGCTGACCGGTCGAACAACGAACAGCGGGTAGAGCGCACGCGCTCCACCCGCTGTTCGTTGTTCGTCGGCTCGAGGCCGTCCTGCCCTACGGAGTGGTGAAGTACTCGAACACGGCAGGCTGAGCCTGCGGGTTTCCGTTGGCAGTGCCGATGACCGCGCCGGCGACCGTACCGATGACGGTTCCGATGATGCACCCGGAGATGAAGTTCGGGAAGATCGACACACAGCCGATGGCGAAACCGAGGCCTGCGCCGATCGCCGTGCTGACACCGCCGCCGTTGTTCCAGCCGATCGCGAGCTGGTTGACCATGTTGTCGAATGCCTGCTGCTTGGTCCGCGGACCTGCGACCTCGGCGACGGGAACCGTCTGCGGAGTCAAAGTCAGTTCGCGACCCTCGGCACCGATCAGCGGTGCGATCGAGTAGACGGTGCCGTTGATGGTGTATTCCAGCGGAACAGATGCAAGCGTGGTGCCTGCCTGGTCGATGACGGACACGGTCTCGCTCGTGGCGTCGACCCGGAACAGTCCGGCATCGAGGATGGTGGTGACCGTTCCGTCGGGGTTGACCGACGTCTCGTAGTTCACCGGGTCCGACGACGGGTCTGCTACAGCATGGCCCGCTCCGGTGGCCACCGCAGCGGTCAACGCCACCGCGACCGTTGCTGTTCTGATCAGTTTCACTTCTGTCCCCTGGTGGTAGTGATTCGTATTCGATCGCATTCGTGTCGAATGCCGATGGTATTCGTAGATGTGCCCTTCGATGTGAAGAACACACCAATTGTTATTCAGGTGTATTACCGAGATGAGAATCGACGACCGGCCCGATCACCGAGGCAGCGTCTGCATTGGTCATCTCGTTGTGGAAAACGTCGACATCGTGGATGACGATATCTCCTGTCACATACGGCCGCCATTCTTGCGGGGATCGAACAATTCCATCGCTCGCACCCTTCGTTGCGGAGAAGAACAAAACATCTCCGTCGAACACGTCAGGGACGAACTCGGCCATTATTCGAGTCGAGTTCTCGAATCCCGCATTGATACGCCGGAGATGATCGGCGGAAACGCCGGTCGTCTGCCCCAACGACTCGTCGAGCAGTTCGACGCCCCGCTCGTAGGTCAACGGCTCGGTCGACGGCTGAGCCGTCAGGTCGAGCCCCAATCCCGCGAGCAGATTCTCGACACTCAACGCTCCCCGGCCGGTTCGCCGTCGTGGCCGTCGACGTAGCTGTCCAACAGCGCGAGAGTCTGAACATCGCTGCCGCTGCTGCGTAGTTCCACCGCTATCGCATGAGCGAGCGAGCCGCCGAGTGACCAGCCGAGAAGGTGGTAGGGACCCACCGGCTGGACGGCACGAATCTCGTCGGCGTAGCGGTGAGCGAGATCGCGAATGGATCCGAAGCTCGACCCTTCCACGATGCTCGGCAGCTGCAGACCGTAAACAGGCCGGTCGTCACTCAGGTGTGAGACGAGACCGGCGTATCCCCACGACAAGCCGATTCCCGGGTGGACGCAGAACAACGGGGCCTTGGACCCGCTGCCGCGCAGCGGAATCACCACACCGAACACCGAATCGAGATCCGCGCCGCCGGTGTCGGCATCCGCTGCGACCCGTGCGGCCAAACCTGCCGGAGTCGGATCGACGAACAGCGCTTGTAGCGGGACCCGAACTCCGATGGCGTTCTCGATGGCGGGCACGATCTTCGTGGCCACCAGCGACGTTCCGCCCAACTCGAAGAAGTTGTCGTCCATGCCGACTCGATCGACCCCGAGAACCTGTGCGAACGCATCGGCGATCGCCGCTTCCACATCGGTGGTCGGTGCCCGGTACGGAGTTGTCGACGTCGTCAGTTCCGGAACCGGCAGTGCTCGCCGGTCGAGCTTGCCCACCGGAGTGAGCGGAATGTCGTCGAGCTCGATGATCGCCGACGGAACCATATGCCGTGGAAGCAGTTTGGCGACGCGATCGCGAAGAGCCTCGGTGTCGATAGTTTCGCCATCGGCCGCAAGGACGTAGGAGACGAGGACGGTGTCACCGGACGCTGCCGTGTGGCCGATCGTGGCGGCGAACCCGACCTGGTCGTGCTCGGTGAGGGCGGAGTCGATCTCACCGAGTTCGATCCGGAAACCGCGCACCTTGACCTGGAAGTCACTGCGTCCGACGAACTCGACGGCCCCTGCACTTCCCCAGCGCACGACGTCGCCGGTTCGATACATCCGATCGCCCGGAGTGCCGAAGGGATCGGCGACGAAGCGCTCGGATGTCAGCCCGAAACGACCGAGGTATCCGCGGGCAGTACCGGGACCGGCGATGTAGAGCTCGCCGGACACTCCGGCCGGGACCGGCCGCAGTCGTGCGTCGAGCACCAGGAACCGGAATCCGGTTCCAGGCCTGCCGACGTCCACTGTGCCACCGGGCACCAACGGTCCACCGACACTTGCCTGAATGGTGGTCTCGGTCGGACCGTAGCCGTTGAACATCTTGCGGCCCGGTGCCCATTTCGCCACCAACTCAGGAGTACAGGCCTCACCTCCGACGGCAAGGACCCGAACGCTGCCCAGACGTGTCTCGTCGATCGACGACAGCGCCGCGGGCGTCAGGAACGCATGCGTGACGTGCTCGGATTCGAGCAGGTCGGCCAAGTCGCCGCCGCCGAAGACTCCCGGCGGCACGATCACGACGGTGGCACCGACTCCGAACGCCATCGTCAGCTCGTAGATCGATGCGTCGAAACTCGGCGACGCGATGTGCGAAACACGCGAATCCCGTGTGGGGCGGAACCGCTCGAGCACCTCGGCCTGGAGGTTGGCCAAGCCACGGTGCCGCACTGCAACGCCCTTCGGGCGACCGGTCGAACCCGAGGTGTAGATCAGGTAGGCGGGGTGGTCGATGTGCAGGGTCGCCGTGCGCTCGACGTCGGTCACCGCGTCTGCCGGGTAGCGAGACAACTCCGCGGACGTTTCCGGATCGTCCAGAACCAGCCACGGGACGGTGTCCGGCAGCGATTGCATGCTGTCGATGTCGGTCAGACCCATTGCGGCATGGGAATCCTCGAGCATGTGCGCGATTCGGTCCGCCGGGTAGTTCGGATCGACGGGCAGGAATGCGGCACCGGTCTTGGCCACAGCCCACACCGACAGCACCGACTCGATCGATCGAGGCAGCGCCAACGCGACGAACGTCTCGGGACCGACGCCGTAATCGATCAGCATCCGAGCGATCCGGTTGGACCAGCTGTCGAGGTCGGCGTAGGAAAGGCTGATGCCTCGGTAGGTGACGGCGACTGCGTACGGGTCGAGCGCGACCGCCGCCGCGAGCAACTCCGGCCACGTCCGGACTGCCGCGTCCGCATTACCTCGCGCCGGCACCAACGTGCGCTGCTCGTCGGTGCCCAGAATTTCGATGTCTCCGACCACCGTGTGCCGGTTGCGTCCGACGGCATCGAGAACGCGAATCAGTCGCGCCGCGACGGCCTCGACGCTGGCCGCGTCGAACAGCGATGTGGCGTAGTCGAATGCGGCCTCGAAGCCGGACGGACGCCCCGCCTCGTCGAAGGTCTCGGACAGCAGCAACTGCAGATCCTGCTTGGCTACCGGAACGTCGAAGTCGAAGCCTTCGACGCGGAGGTCCGGAAGCTCGAGCGAGGCCCTCTCGTTGTTCTGGAACGACAGCGCGACCTGTGACAGCGGAGCGTATGCCGTCGAACGAGTGGGATTGAGAACCTCGACGATTCTCTCGAAGGGCATTTCGGTGTGACCGAACGCGTCGAGATCGTGTGCCTTGACCTGGTTCAGCAGATCGTCGAACGTCGCGGATTCGTCCACCCGGCTGCGCAGCACGAGCGTGTTGACGAACATACCCACGAGGTCGTCGAGCGCCGCGTCACCGCGCCCGGCCACAGGGGTGGTGATCGCGATGTCGTCGGTGCCGCTCAAACGAGCCAGCACGACCGCGAACGCGGCGTGCAGAACCATGAACATGCTGACGTTCTTCTCGCGTGTGATATCGCCGAGCGCCCGATGAATGTCGGCATCGACCGTGAAGCGAACTCGGCCACCGCGGAAGTCCTGAGTGGTCGGCCTCGGTCGGTCCGTCGGCAACGGCAGCAGATCGGGAAGACCCGCGAGCGCGGTGGACCAGTGCTCGAGCTGAGCCGCTGCCACGCTCGACGGGTCCTGCTCGTCTCCCAGCAGCGAACGCTGCCAGATCGTGTAGTCGGCGTACTGGACGGGAAGCGGCTGCCAATTCGGTTCCTGGCCTGCACTGCGCGCCGAGTACGCGAGCACGACGTCGCGAGCGAGAGGTGCCATCGACGCGCCGTCGGCGGCGATGTGGTGCACCACCATGGCGAGTACGAAGACGTGATCCTCGGACGCGTCGACGCCGGCGTCGAGCACCTCGAACAGCTCGACGTGCACCGGGATTTCGGTTTTCACGTCGAATCCTCGACCGGCCAACAGAGCCACTCGATCGGTCAGAACAGCAGCATCGATCCGTTCGGATTCGACCGCAGGCGCGACCTCGGCAGCCGGGTGCACGAGCTGCACCGGGAACTCCGGACCGTCGGGGAAGGTCGTGCGTAGAGACTCGTGGCGCCCCAGAACATCGACCACCGCGTCGGCCAGCGCAGCGGTGTCGAGCCGTCCGGTCAGTTTGACGACCAACGGCACGTTGTACGCCGCCGACGAGGTGTCGAACTGGTTGATGAACCACATCCGCTGCTGAGCGAGCGAGAGCGGAATGTGCTCCGGACGCGCCGCGGCAACGAGAGCCGGCCGCTGCGCGCTCGTGTCGGCAGTTCCGACTGCGCTCGCCAGTCCCGACACCGTCGGGGTCTCGAAGATGGTGCGGACACCGATCGAGGTACCGAACTCGGCGTTGACGCGAGCGATCACCCGCGTTGCGCTGAGCGAGTCGCCACCGAGCTCGAAGAAGCCATCGTCCGCACCGACTCGATCCACCTCGAGGATCTCGGCGAAGACCGCCGCGACCGTCAGCTCGGCAGGCGAGCCCGGCTCGCGGTAGGACGTCGCCGAGCCGAACTCCGGTACCGGAAGTGCGGCGCGGTCGAGCTTGCCCACCGGAGTGAGCGGTATCGACTCGAGCACGACGATGGCACTGGGCACCATGTGCGACGGCAACGCGTCGGCGAGATGATCGCGCAGAACCGCCGTGTCGAAGGTATCGACCGTCTCTGCCGGGTTGTCCCCCGTCAGGCGCACGTACGCCACGAGAACAGTGGCACCGGTCGGCCCGGGAGTTCCGAATGTTGCCGCGAAGTCGACCGACGGATGTGTGGAGAGCGCGGCGTCGATCTCACCGAGTTCGATGCGGAAGCCGCGGACCTTGACCTGGGAGTCGCTGCGACCGACGTACTCGATGGTCAGATCCGGCGACCAGCGCACCACATCTCCGGTGCGGTACATGCGGGCACCGGGAGCGCCGAACGGATCGGCGACGAATCGTTCGGCCGTCAGTCCCATCCGATCGTGGTAACCGCGGGCCAACCCGACGCCTGCGAGATACAGCTCACCCGCCACCCCGACGGGAACCGGCTGCAGTCGCGAGTCGAGGACCACCTCGTACACACCTCGCACCGGTCCGCCGATCGACACCGGCTCGCCGGCGACCATCGGTGCACTGATGTTGGACATGATCGTGGCCTCGGTCGGTCCGTACCCGTTGAACAGGTTGCGGCCCGGAGCCCACTTGGTGACCAACTCGGCCGGGACGGCCTCGCCGCCGACGACGACGTCCGCGAACGTGTCGAGCCCGGCAGGATCGACCGAGGCCAGGGCGGACGGGGTGATGAAGCCGTGCGTGACCGATTCCTCGGCCAGCAGCGTAGCCAGCTCGGCTCCGCCGTACACCGTGGGCGGAACGATCACCATCGTGGCTCCGACGCCGAACGCGAGCAGGTACTCGAGCACGGACGCGTCGAAACTGGGCGACGAAACATGAAGTGTGCGTGAGTCCTTCGTGACCCCATAGCGCTCGCGCTGCTCGGTCGCGAAGTTGTCGAGGCCGGAGTGGGTAACCACGACCCCCTTCGGAACACCCGTCGAACCCGACGTGTAGATCGTGTACGCGGCACTCGAGAGGGTGACGCGACCATGGCGTTCGTAGTCGGCGATGGGCTCGTCGCTCACCGCGTTCGGACCGTCGGTGGCGAGGTCGTCCAGGACGATCCACGGCACGGTCGACGGCAGATCGTCGAGGTGGGTGCGGGTGGTGACACCGAATGTTGCGCCGGAGTCGGCCAGCATGTGCTCGATGCGATCGGCCGGGTAGTTCGGATCGACCGGTACGAACGCGGCGCCGGACTTGGCGACGGCCCAGACGGTCAGCACCGACTCGATGGATCGTGCGATCCCGAGAGCGACGAACGTCTCGGTGCGCACACCGTGACCGAGCAGAATGCGCGCGAGCCGGTTCGACTGTCGATCCAGCTCGCGGTACGTCAACTCGCCGTCGACGCTGCGCACCGCGATGGCATCCGGGTCGACGGCGGCTGCGTCGGAGAAGATCTCCGGCAGCAACCGAGTCGAGCGGCCTTCGAGTCCGAATACCGGAGCCAGCGAACCGAATTCGGCATCGGCGAGCAGGCTGAGTCGAGCCAGCGGCTGCTGCTCGTCGGTCAGCACCGCATCGAGTACCCGCTCGACTCGATCGACGATCGCGTGTACGTCCTCGAGCTCGAACAGTTCGGGCAGGTACTTGGCCTTGAGGTTCAAGCGCTCGTCGACCGACGACACCAGAGTGAGCGGGTAGTGCGCGGCGTCGGTTCCGAGGATGTCCGTCACCTGCATTCCTGCGAAATCCGTTGCCGCAGAGGCTCCGGCGCGATCGACCGGGTACGACTCGAACACCGTGAGCGTGTCGAAGGCGACGCCGGCACCGGCTGCGCGCTGGATGTCGGTCAGACCGAGGTAGTGGTGGTCGAGCAGCGCTGCCTGTTCGGCCTGCACGCGATCGACCAGAGCGCCCAGAGTCTCGGTCCGATCGAGCGTGACCCTGACGGGCAACGTGTTGATGAAGAGCCCGATCATGCCTTCGATGCCAGGAACCTCAGGCGGCCGACCCGACACGGTGGCACCGAAGACGACGTCTTCGCGTCCGGTCAGAGTGGCGAGCACGATGCCCCACGCGGTCTGAACGAGGGTGTTCAGAGTGGAACCGCGGCGCGCCGCGAAATCGCGCAGTGCCGCTGTGGTCTCGATCGACAGCGACCGCTCTGTCTCGCTCGAGACGGTGGACAACTGTCGACCCCGATCACCGGTGACCAGCAGTGTCGGCTCCTCGACACCCGCCATCGCGCTGACCCACTGCGCAGTGGAGATGGCGACGTCGCGTTGCCGCATCCACGCGAGGTAGTCCCGGTACGCGGGCACCCGCGGCAGCATCGAATCGTCGGACTCGGTGACGTAGAGCGTGATCAGTTCCTTGACGACCAGCGGCGTCGACCAGCCGTCGAGCAGGATGTGGTGATTGGTCAGCAGCAGTCGCCAGTGATCGTCGGCGAGGGTGATCAGCGTGAACCGAAGCAGCGGCGCAGAGTCCATCTCGAACCGCACACCGCGGTCGGCTGCGAGGACCTCTTCCAAGGCCGCATCGACATCGGATTCGCCGCGCAGATCGACCTCGGACCAGGGAACCGTCACCGAACTCTGCACGATCTGCAGAGATTCGCCGGTGCTGTTGTGCACGAACGCTGCTCGCAAGTTCGGATGGCGAGAGACGAGCTTGTTCACAGCGGAGTGCATCCGCTCGGCATCGACGACGCCGCGCAGCTCGAGACCGAGCTGCACCATGTAGGCGTCGACGCCTGCACTGTCGCTGCCGACCTCGCCGGCGAGGCGCGCGTGGAAGAGCAACCCGGCCTGCAGGGGCGACATCGACCACACGTCGTCGAGGTCGGGGAACTGCTTCTCGAGCACCTCGATGGAGCGCTGATCTATGTCGACCAGTTCCAGGTCGGACGGGGAGAAGCCGCCGGCACCCTCGGTCGAGGCGTGCTCAGTGATCGCTGTCAGTGCCTGCGTCCACAGTTCGATCAACCGATCGACCTCGTCGGCATCGAGGATGCCTGCCGGGAACGCGAAGGTGGCGTCGAGCTGCGGACCGTCGGGTGTCGACGTGGTGACGGCGTTGATGTCCAGCGCAGCCGGCACGGGCATGTCCGGATTCTGCGCGTCGCCCAGTTCGGCATCGGCCACCGGAATCCAGCCCACGTCGGCCATGCCTTCGGTGGTTCCGGTCGAGAATCGCCCGAGGTAGTTGAAGCTGACCTGCGGCGCGGCGAAGTCGGACAGCGCTGCGGTTCCAGCGGAATCGAGGTACCGCAACATGCCGTAGCCGATTCCGTGATCCGGGATCTCGAGCAGCTGTTCCTTGACCGCCTTGATCAGTGCACCGGCGGAGTCTCCACCCGACAACGCGTCGGCGATGTCCACCG is part of the Rhodococcus sp. SBT000017 genome and harbors:
- a CDS encoding chorismate mutase family protein translates to MSQDSDQRSTDALRTAASEAESEGHRAVGEQKLAELRRELDGIDEVLRAAIRDRIDVCVRVAHVKREHAIPMMQPGRVGLVTERAREFASANGLSPDFLEDLYRSMIAEACRVEDSIIDSPTPGPGLDSER
- the pabB gene encoding aminodeoxychorismate synthase component I is translated as MTIHTLLVDNYDSFTYNLYSLLAEVNGRPPTVVKNDVEWTSLDFDVYDNVVISPGPGRPDLEQDFGISARVILESGLPILGVCLGHQGLCHLFGGSVDLAPAPMHGRITDITHTGVDLFAGIPSPYSVVRYHSLVVTRTPADFEEVAWTPDGLVMAVRHRSKPMWGVQFHPESISTEYGRELLANFRDLTLAQSSASSASRTQDSMFTIETRSLDEAFDSEQVFEALFADGSKSFWLDGSAALEPDCRFTVMGDCSGPHAEYVTYSVAETTVTVQGADGTTERIHSTFFDYIDDRLRERATPPRHDLPFAFGLGYVGYLGYELKADTGGQLVHTAATPDASMVFADRALVFDHEAGTLYLMGLATTPGDPVLAQWFDSVTDTLHGLSRKVAPNDRPGVPASGTPLLGADRSLEPRLRHDRAHYLDLISQCLAEIRSGETYEVCLTNTATVAGSIDATATYSYMREINPTPYSALLKFPELSVLSASPERFLRIDADRIVESKPIKGTRPRGATAEEDNALKADLVANEKDKAENLMIVDLVRNDLAQVCVPGSVHVPKLFDVETYAPVHQLVSTVRGRLRDDASAADCIRAAFPGGSMTGAPKIRTMAIIDKLEDGPRGVYSGAIGYFSITGTADFSIVIRTIVATEHEVTYGVGGAIVALSDPDEEFEETMVKAVSMRRALTGRTTNSG
- a CDS encoding RNA polymerase-binding protein RbpA, with translation MADRVLRGSRLGAVSYETDRDHDLAPRRVARYRCDNGEEFDVPFADDAEIPGTWACRNGLEGSLIEGTAPEAKKVKPPRTHWDMLLERRSVDELEELLKERLDLLKVKRRGA
- a CDS encoding tellurite resistance TerB family protein → MAFWDQLKSKAQELNGQLQTKTSQFKNKEFANGSMAMCALIAAADGTIDPAERQKTASLIAGNEALRVFEPDELRQKFDWYCDKLQGDFDFGKVEATATIGKLKSKPDQARAVIQIGIIIGGADGHFDDHEKAAVRNACFAVGIDPAEFEL